From the Scomber japonicus isolate fScoJap1 chromosome 8, fScoJap1.pri, whole genome shotgun sequence genome, the window AATGATACATCAGTTTTAAATAATAGTAACTTTAAAGAGATGGTTAAAAACTGTTTGGAAAGCAAACGCAGGTTTGGACGTGACACTGTGGCAAACGGTGACGTATAGTCCACGGTTAAAGGCCTTCAACGGACATCTTCATCACAAACTACCTCTTAACATCCATTATTACAAAACTAAATTATCAAATGCTATTCTAAATCTCAGACTAATAACTATTTATATGATAATAGCTTGTGAGCTGACAAGATGAGAGTATATGAAGCAGAATATCGTCGAATGTTAGCTTCGTCTTGATCGAAAGGCCCGTCGAGCGCGTTAGCTTTTTGTTATTATGCCAAAATATTACTGACGTCTACCAGCGCAACTTATCACATTACATATTCAGGCTAACCTTACACGTTTCGTAATTAAATGTCGACCGACCACCGCTATACTCAACTGCTTCTCAATTCGCCTACTTACACGATCCGAGGAAATAAATTCTGGTAGTTAGACAAAGTGAAATCACCTGTCGCCATGTTGGCGAGACGTCGAATCTCGGGAAAGCTAACCGGCTAATGTTAGCCTATATTATACAGTACGAAACGTAATTAAGTGATAACCGGCTACGAACCAAGACATGAACTTACCTTCGTTAAACTGCTATAAGGTCCAAGACACTAAATAGTGTAgttttgtgaaaaatgtcaacaaaataATCGTCAAAATGTCTGTGCCCTGTCCTATCCAAAGATGGCGAGCTTCTCTAGACTCCGATGGAACGTtctaaaacacattaatgacgCAATGCGCAACACACAATAACAACGCCCACTCACGTGCAACTGGTCTATTAGCCCTGGGTTTAGCCTCGCAGGTGaacacttccttttttattgaCGTGACGGGGGGAAAAACGTTTATATGTACATACACAGCATATAAAGCCGTATACATTCTGGGTACACATAACAAATGCAAAGTAAAGTAAATTTACATGTAAAAGAAACTGTACACATTACAACTAGAAATTAACGTtagggggatgggggggggtctatttaaagacattaaatTGCCATGTGTTACCGTTTTAATTGGTTTAGGTTTTAGGGAGGATTTAATTGAATGCTAAATGCAATAAAGCAAGTTCAGAGCATGTTTATTATAAAGTCCACTGCCCTGCCTGAGATATTTTACTCAGGGTAAAATAACACTTGAAACTACCTGCACTAGGAATTGTGGGTACATGTCTGCGCCCTGAGCAAACGGCACCACCTTTACCCAAATGTGACGATTGAGCTGTGCAAATCATAAACAAGCAGCTCaagatacaaataaatgaacattgTTGGTGTCCAACATAAACTGTGAAGATGTCGGAAAATATCCAGAGGGATGGCGTCGCTGGAAAGGCACTCACACGCGTGGTCATTGCTGAAATGCTGGCGAAGAATTTCGAGAGACTGCCTGACATTGATCAGAAAATCTTCATCTATGGACCCATGTATCTGGGCGGGAACGCTGGTCTTGCAGGACTGATAGCGAACAGCTTGTACCGCAGAGCCCTGAATGTGAAGCAGGCGGCGGTCACCTCCAACCTGCCGATGGCCGTGCTGCCCTTCCTCACAACTTTTGCCCTGTACAGTGCAGCGGTGTCCACCCCCCTCCTGTCCGGCGACCTCAATTGTCCCTCCTGTGCTCTGATGAGAGGTGCCCTTGTAGGTGTGGTCGGCGGCGGGTTGTACCCTATGCTCCTGGCCTTACCTGTGAATTTCGGCCTCGCCTCCAGGTACAGCACATCACCCATGCCAGAGAAGGGCAACGTCCTCCGGCACTGTGTGGACATCTCCAGACCGAtcatgaggaggatgagggcaGTCTTGGTGCTGCAGGCCTTTTTCGGCACCTACCTGAGCTCCAGGAACTttgaaacatacacacaactgGCCCAGATCACATTCAGCTCAAGAGGAGAGGAACTTGAAGACCCAAAtgtataaacataaaaatgagcTTGTTCGTGTGCACTGTTGTTGCTGGTTTCTTGCGTGACTCGTGGCGTTGTAAGATGTAACAATAAACCATTTCATAAGGAAAGGGTCTGTGATTAAAACATAGCTAATTGTATGTATAAgctattgtttttaaaaatcgtCAGAGTACACATTGAAGTAACTACATGAACCCACTGcactaaaatgattattttgaaaatatatattttgagaATCAGTAAATAGACTAATCTGTTACTGTTGTCTACgtcttaaataaataataacgtTTAAATAATATAAGTATGTTAAAAAGGTTGAAATGATTATCTGGGCAATCTATTTGTCATCTCCAGAAAAAATAATATGCAAGAAATGTTAATAATCAAAGTAAAATCTAGCAAACCATTTGCTTGTTCCagcatctgaaatgtgaggatttgctgctttttatgttttttattttttaaatgcaacatCTTCAGATGTACATTTTGTTTGGGCAAAAGAAACAACTTGAAACCGTCATCTTTGGTTCTGGGAAATTGTGACAggtattttttatgattttgtgGCAGTTGTTGAGAAGATTATTCAATATGGAGAATAACCGTTTGTTGCATCCCTGTTAAAGATAATGTTTAACATGGGGTTGCAATGGGCTGtctaatgcatttatttttgtttggcAAAGAGCCAATTCAATTAGAAAATTTGTACTCAGccaaacactttaaaaaatgtaatcatgcAAATTAAATTATATGCTTGCacatcaataaaatgtcaggGTATTTTTATCATGGTTGAAAACCCTGACTGTTTAATGTGAATGTTTGGTCCTGTAGGGCGTTGTGATACACAAAATCCAGCGCAGGAAACTGACTAGACATGGTTTACTTTTATTAAAGGCTTTTCAGGAACTTCTCACAAATTTTGCAGTGATGTTGGAGCCTGATTAACAACAAGAAAAATGCTGTATCCACCCTAATCCTTGAACTGCACACAGCGACAGGTGTGAGTGAATAAAACTATTTAGATAGACTTTTTTTTAGGTGGAGTGCAGTGACAccattaaaaaaagcagaaatgataTACTGTAGGTGATTGTCATTGAAAACACATATTCAACACAGGAAAAGTTTTATTAAAACTGGTCATCACCTTGAATGGCAGGTTCGACATCACATCTCTGGCTCTTTATAGTCATAACTTATCTTGGGAAACGTGTTACAGGGAAAGCAAGTTTATGAATTCCAAATGGGGAATGGTAAGTTAAAGTCAGTCTGTTATTGAGAGGGGAAGGTGCTTCTTAAGAGAAAACACTGACATCAATCAATTATCGCAAACTGAATaagactgtttttaaaaagcttatAACTACATAGttcccttccccttccccaTAACCCCACCTCTCCCACCCACACACCCTTAAAAAACAGCTCCTGAACCACAACAAAAAACTGCCAAAAACAAAGCTCAGTGACAACCCCacaaaacaataacacattTCAAGTCAGAGGAACCTGATTTTTCATGACAACCAGTGATTCATATGGCACACGTTTCCCTCTCAACttgatagaaaaacaaaaagtctcCAATTTAACATTTCCCTTCCACAATATGCAACACAACATTGTCACCACTAAGTTTGTGTTGCAGCAGTAGTCTTTACATGGTGGATACTATTAATgccccttttaaaaaaaacacctgtcGTAGCATGCCATTCCACTTCATATTCAGTAAAGGAAAGGTACGATAAAAACAATACATCTGTCAGCACAGAAATTTCCATAAATATATCAGACAACTGAATGTCAGTCAGAGAAGAACTTCCTGGAGAGCAGAAAGATGAGGGGTAAATGTCACCTGTACACAATCTACACCTGGCCTGATTAAGCTATACTGTCATTTTCTTGCATTAATGgcacaatacatttaaaatgagtaaacactttttttttaaacagttcatATTCCCCAACCCATGCTTTCcccaaataaaatacaataaatagaaACATAGGAAGAGATGACCCACAAGCGGGTGTCTCCAGTCATTCTCATGCAAGACAAAACACAACCTAAACAGACATGAATGCATGAACAGGTACCTCCATCTggatcacactcacacacacacacacacacacacacatatatacactcatacacacaaaaaagtacATGTGAGATGAACTGGTAAAATATTCAAAGCATGTCCTCTTCTGCCATTCCTTCAGTAGACCTATAAAATATTTGACAGCTGATATGGGCTATCCAGCGCCCTTCACATCATTGTA encodes:
- the tmem126a gene encoding transmembrane protein 126A; translation: MSENIQRDGVAGKALTRVVIAEMLAKNFERLPDIDQKIFIYGPMYLGGNAGLAGLIANSLYRRALNVKQAAVTSNLPMAVLPFLTTFALYSAAVSTPLLSGDLNCPSCALMRGALVGVVGGGLYPMLLALPVNFGLASRYSTSPMPEKGNVLRHCVDISRPIMRRMRAVLVLQAFFGTYLSSRNFETYTQLAQITFSSRGEELEDPNV